In Bacillus rossius redtenbacheri isolate Brsri chromosome 15, Brsri_v3, whole genome shotgun sequence, one genomic interval encodes:
- the LOC134539457 gene encoding thioredoxin-related transmembrane protein 2 homolog — protein sequence MSLKEDFSLLLKPYYFVNIFLSLSYLLSKKGPIVCSIIFPHSESQCELDSRESEILFFLLIVVMMRTRKAGSVTMISYLSSSFIYCKVANLILWFYADVRLGIMFAIIFVLCGLILPEPTYSGPENVVYFRTVAGLDEELERDKRVTWLVAFYTAWNPACTNFAPVYAKLSSAYALENLKFGKIDVGRYPDAAKKYRINDSAVSRQLPTIILFKQAKEVSRRPDVDASNKLVKFFFSEDNIKAAFDLNKLYDECKANLLKKKTANAPVKSEHVKSD from the coding sequence ATGTCGTTGAAGGAAGATTTCAGTTTGCTCCTCAAACCCTACTACTtcgtcaatatttttttaagcttaTCATATTTACTATCAAAGAAGGGACCAATTGTTTGCAGCATTATATTCCCACATTCCGAGTCTCAATGTGAACTGGATTCTCGTGAGTCGGAAATCCTATTTTTCCTCTTGATTGTCGTGATGATGAGAACCCGGAAAGCTGGGAGTGTGACGATGATAAGCTATTTGTCGTCCAGTTTCATTTATTGTAAAGTAGCTAACCTCATATTGTGGTTCTACGCCGATGTGAGGCTGGGCATCATGTTTGCGATAATCTTCGTCCTGTGCGGGTTGATTCTGCCAGAGCCAACGTATTCTGGTCCGGAGAACGTCGTCTACTTTCGCACAGTTGCTGGTCTGGACGAAGAACTTGAGCGGGACAAGCGTGTCACGTGGCTGGTGGCATTTTACACAGCTTGGAATCCTGCTTGCACTAATTTCGCCCCCGTCTACGCGAAGCTCTCGTCCGCGTATGCCCTGGAGAATCTGAAGTTTGGCAAGATTGATGTCGGGCGGTATCCGGATGCTGCCAAGAAATATCGCATAAACGATTCAGCGGTTAGCAGGCAGCTGCCCACGATAATCTTGTTCAAGCAAGCCAAAGAAGTGTCCAGGCGTCCTGACGTGGACGCCAGTAACAagcttgtgaaattttttttctcggaaGACAACATTAAGGCAGCTTTTGACCTCAACAAATTATATGATGAGTGCAAAGCAAATCTCCTGAAAAAGAAGACTGCAAATGCACCGGTGAAATCGGAGCATGTGAAGTCAGACTAG